Proteins from one Bradyrhizobium roseum genomic window:
- a CDS encoding CsbD family protein: MDKDRIAGSAKDFAGKVESTVGDLAGDAKTQAEGRAREAAGTVQNIYGQAKDAARDATDAAVNYAKDAYDNSGDTVRSGQQAVAKTVQENPLGALLVAGGIGFALAMLMSRPARRPPSRFRY; the protein is encoded by the coding sequence ATGGACAAGGATCGGATTGCCGGTTCGGCCAAGGATTTTGCGGGTAAGGTCGAAAGCACCGTCGGCGACTTGGCCGGGGATGCGAAGACCCAGGCCGAGGGCCGCGCGCGCGAAGCCGCCGGCACCGTGCAAAATATCTACGGCCAGGCCAAGGACGCCGCCCGCGACGCTACGGATGCGGCGGTCAACTACGCCAAGGACGCCTATGACAACAGCGGCGACACCGTTCGCAGCGGTCAGCAGGCGGTGGCCAAGACCGTGCAGGAAAATCCGCTCGGCGCGCTGCTGGTGGCAGGCGGCATCGGATTTGCCTTGGCGATGCTGATGTCGCGCCCGGCGCGCCGTCCGCCGTCGCGCTTCCGCTACTAA
- a CDS encoding IS1182 family transposase — protein MRRFIEEADRGQSTLLPECLDDFIDEGNPVRVIDVFVDALDLAEMGFDGVDPAATGRPSYHPSVLLKLYIYGYLNRVQSSRRLEREAGRNVEVMWLLGRLVPDHKTIADFRKDNGLGLRKVCARFVELCREMGLLATASVAIDGSKFKAVNNRDRNFTRAKVERRRAQLEESVARYLSQLDTADRQEPTEALAGKVTRLKEKLAKVKEQMGKLAVYEKQMLASPDQQISLTDPDSRSMATSGRGSGVVGYNVQVAVDTDHHLIITHEVTNSGSDRAQLANMARQAKAVLQTETLEAVADRGYFNSPEILACHEAGITITLPKPMTSGAKSDGRFGKQDFVYLPEDDAYRCPAGERLPYRYTNEEADKMLRRYWTNACKNCSIKSQCTPGSERRITRWEHEHLLDAVQQRLDANPLAMRLRRETVEHPFGTMKARMGATHFLTKTLPKVAAEMALSVLAYNLTRVMNIVGTKPLMAAIAA, from the coding sequence ATGAGGCGCTTCATTGAAGAGGCGGATCGTGGGCAATCGACGCTGCTGCCCGAATGCCTCGATGATTTCATTGACGAAGGCAACCCGGTTCGGGTGATCGACGTGTTTGTCGATGCGCTAGATTTGGCGGAAATGGGCTTCGATGGGGTGGACCCGGCGGCGACCGGACGGCCGTCGTACCATCCCTCGGTTCTCCTGAAGCTTTACATCTACGGCTACCTTAACCGGGTGCAGTCGAGCCGGCGGCTGGAGCGAGAGGCCGGTCGCAATGTCGAAGTCATGTGGCTGCTGGGCCGGCTCGTGCCTGATCACAAGACGATCGCAGACTTCCGCAAGGACAACGGCCTGGGGCTCCGCAAGGTCTGCGCGCGCTTCGTTGAGCTTTGCCGTGAGATGGGCCTTCTCGCGACGGCGAGCGTTGCCATCGATGGCAGCAAGTTCAAGGCCGTGAACAACCGGGACAGGAACTTCACGCGGGCAAAGGTGGAGCGGCGGCGTGCCCAACTGGAGGAAAGCGTTGCCCGCTATCTGAGCCAGCTTGACACCGCCGACCGGCAGGAGCCGACCGAAGCGCTGGCCGGGAAGGTGACGAGACTCAAGGAGAAGCTGGCGAAGGTGAAGGAGCAAATGGGCAAGCTTGCTGTCTACGAGAAGCAGATGCTGGCTTCGCCCGACCAGCAGATATCTCTGACCGACCCCGACAGTCGCTCGATGGCAACCAGCGGCCGTGGCTCGGGCGTCGTCGGCTACAACGTGCAGGTCGCTGTGGATACCGATCATCACCTGATCATTACCCATGAGGTGACGAACAGCGGCTCGGATCGGGCGCAACTCGCCAATATGGCCAGGCAAGCAAAGGCTGTATTGCAGACCGAGACCCTCGAGGCCGTTGCCGACCGCGGCTACTTCAACAGCCCGGAGATCCTCGCCTGCCACGAGGCCGGCATCACGATAACCCTGCCCAAGCCGATGACTTCGGGCGCCAAGTCGGACGGACGCTTCGGCAAGCAGGACTTCGTCTATTTGCCGGAGGACGATGCCTATCGTTGTCCGGCCGGGGAGCGTTTGCCTTATCGCTATACAAACGAAGAAGCCGACAAGATGCTGAGGCGCTACTGGACCAACGCCTGCAAGAATTGTTCGATCAAATCCCAGTGCACGCCCGGGTCCGAGCGACGGATCACACGATGGGAACACGAGCATCTGCTCGACGCCGTGCAGCAGCGGCTCGATGCGAACCCGCTCGCCATGCGACTACGTCGCGAGACCGTCGAGCATCCGTTCGGCACCATGAAAGCGCGCATGGGTGCGACGCACTTCCTGACCAAAACGCTTCCTAAAGTAGCCGCCGAGATGGCCCTCTCGGTCCTGGCCTACAATCTGACCCGGGTTATGAACATCGTTGGGACCAAGCCGTTGATGGCCGCGATCGCGGCCTGA
- a CDS encoding SGNH/GDSL hydrolase family protein, which produces MRKPTSFLHVFTDTGPLVALAVAIALLIGIVGPASAQFFNFGGPPQRQSPQRGGGWFGGDFFQPFQQQAPQQAPRQDFSRAPGPAKRDTVAERNVLVLGDAMADWLGYGLEDAYSEQPDMGVIRKHKTVSGLIKYQPRGEPADWIAAAKAILATEKPDAIVVMLGLHDRVAIREAATEKKTEKKDDKKDARGKTDAKTDAKPADAKPADPKAKPEGSADAAKRDDKPVDAELSPDDAADNDTPQISAPEKSARSGGGLYEFRDERWVELYAKKIEELIGVLKSKGVPVLWVGLPAIRGQRGTSDMLYLDALYRDGAGKAGITYVDVWDGFVDEAGRFLQKGPDFEGQIRQLRAADGVFFTKAGARKLAHYVEREVTRLLAARSGPIAVPIEPVTPDANVVPGQPAPRPLAGPVMPLVASNVGTDQLLGGPGSRPASVDALAARTLVKGEALAAPAGRADDYAWPRREIGREQARGDTPVAAATPSGGPAAAAAPAQKQLLLPPPQQTFQQPRRQQQQLPPPPMQIRPAQTNPQPSLRDFFGGFGPAPRPPGPPPAAAPRGPANPGAPRPPGSVGRSAEVPPGNLSRF; this is translated from the coding sequence ATGCGAAAGCCAACGTCCTTTTTGCACGTGTTCACCGACACCGGTCCGCTGGTGGCGCTGGCGGTTGCGATCGCGCTCCTGATCGGGATCGTCGGCCCGGCGTCGGCGCAGTTCTTCAATTTCGGCGGCCCGCCGCAGCGCCAGTCGCCACAGCGCGGCGGCGGCTGGTTTGGCGGCGATTTCTTTCAGCCATTCCAGCAGCAGGCCCCGCAACAGGCGCCGCGCCAGGATTTTTCGCGCGCACCGGGTCCGGCCAAGCGCGACACGGTCGCCGAGCGTAACGTTCTGGTGCTGGGCGACGCCATGGCCGACTGGCTCGGCTATGGGCTCGAAGACGCCTATTCCGAGCAGCCCGACATGGGCGTGATCCGCAAGCACAAGACCGTCTCCGGCCTGATCAAGTATCAGCCGCGCGGCGAGCCCGCCGACTGGATTGCTGCGGCCAAGGCCATTCTCGCGACCGAAAAGCCCGACGCCATCGTCGTCATGCTCGGCCTGCACGATCGCGTCGCGATCCGCGAGGCGGCGACCGAGAAGAAGACCGAAAAGAAAGACGACAAGAAGGACGCGCGCGGCAAGACGGATGCCAAGACCGACGCGAAGCCGGCGGACGCCAAACCGGCAGACCCCAAGGCGAAGCCGGAAGGTTCGGCCGATGCCGCGAAGCGCGACGACAAGCCGGTCGATGCCGAACTGTCGCCCGACGACGCCGCCGACAACGACACGCCGCAAATCAGCGCCCCCGAAAAGAGCGCGCGTTCGGGCGGCGGGCTCTACGAGTTTCGCGACGAGCGCTGGGTCGAACTCTACGCCAAGAAGATCGAAGAGCTTATCGGCGTGCTGAAATCCAAGGGCGTGCCGGTGCTGTGGGTCGGCCTGCCCGCCATCCGCGGCCAGCGCGGAACGTCCGACATGCTGTACCTCGATGCGCTGTACCGCGACGGCGCCGGCAAGGCCGGCATTACCTACGTCGATGTCTGGGACGGCTTTGTCGATGAGGCCGGCCGCTTCCTGCAGAAGGGCCCCGACTTCGAAGGCCAGATCCGCCAGTTGCGCGCCGCCGACGGCGTGTTCTTCACAAAGGCCGGTGCGCGCAAGCTCGCGCATTATGTGGAGCGCGAGGTAACGCGCCTGCTGGCCGCCCGCTCCGGGCCGATCGCCGTGCCGATCGAACCGGTAACGCCAGACGCCAATGTGGTGCCGGGACAGCCGGCACCGCGTCCGTTGGCCGGACCGGTGATGCCGCTGGTGGCCTCCAATGTCGGCACCGATCAGCTGCTCGGCGGTCCCGGCTCGCGCCCGGCCTCGGTCGACGCGCTGGCGGCACGAACACTGGTAAAGGGTGAAGCGCTGGCTGCACCAGCCGGCCGCGCCGACGATTACGCCTGGCCGCGACGGGAGATCGGCCGCGAGCAGGCCCGAGGCGACACGCCGGTAGCGGCCGCGACGCCCAGCGGCGGGCCGGCCGCGGCAGCAGCCCCCGCGCAAAAGCAGCTTCTGTTGCCGCCGCCGCAGCAAACATTCCAGCAGCCAAGACGACAGCAGCAGCAACTGCCGCCACCGCCGATGCAGATCCGACCGGCGCAAACCAACCCGCAGCCGTCCTTGCGCGACTTCTTCGGCGGCTTTGGTCCCGCACCGCGCCCGCCCGGACCGCCGCCCGCCGCCGCACCGCGCGGACCGGCCAATCCAGGCGCGCCGCGCCCGCCGGGCAGCGTCGGTCGATCGGCAGAAGTCCCGCCGGGCAATCTCAGCCGCTTCTGA
- a CDS encoding lytic murein transglycosylase: protein MSNRTGAMLIAAALLCSSGTSHAQSQDPSSGTGGSNFFGNIFSGPKSAPAPQAAPGPNGSPPPWSGEDGGSGHPLMTASAIREAAANFPNCVAGMWPDAARRNITQENFQRFTADLQPDLRIMDLMDSQPEFTKAIWDYLDILVNDNRMAKGREILAKYKPQFDAMEKAYGVDRYAVASIWGIESNYSTQMGDRNVVNSTATLACVGRRQAYFKDEFLTALEILNRGDLRPEQMRGSWAGAFGPTQFMPTAFKRYAVDADGDGRRDVVDNAADLIASTANNLKKDGWQTGRTWGYEVVLPEGFNFMLADKAKAMTIAQWQSQGMKRADGKTFPDTTEKAYLLAPAGAQGPGFLMLQNFRVIMKYNPAEAYALAIGHFADRLRGGPPFVQPWPRHERVLSRAERLELQQLLAQRGYYKGTPDGQFGGQTREALRGFQASIGTPADGFASSDVLERLRGR from the coding sequence ATGAGCAATCGAACCGGCGCGATGCTAATCGCGGCCGCGCTGTTGTGTTCCAGCGGAACGTCTCACGCCCAATCCCAAGACCCCTCCTCCGGCACCGGGGGCTCGAACTTTTTCGGCAACATTTTCTCCGGTCCGAAGTCCGCCCCGGCACCGCAGGCCGCGCCCGGCCCCAACGGCAGCCCACCCCCCTGGAGCGGCGAGGACGGCGGATCCGGCCACCCCCTGATGACGGCTTCCGCGATCCGGGAAGCCGCCGCAAACTTTCCGAACTGCGTCGCCGGGATGTGGCCCGATGCCGCACGGCGCAATATCACCCAGGAAAACTTCCAGCGCTTCACCGCAGATCTCCAGCCCGATCTGCGCATCATGGACCTGATGGATTCGCAGCCCGAATTCACCAAGGCGATCTGGGACTATCTCGACATCCTCGTAAACGACAACCGCATGGCCAAGGGTCGCGAGATCCTCGCCAAATACAAGCCGCAGTTCGACGCGATGGAGAAGGCTTACGGCGTTGACCGCTACGCGGTCGCCTCGATCTGGGGCATCGAGTCGAACTATTCGACGCAAATGGGCGACCGCAACGTGGTGAATTCGACGGCGACGCTGGCCTGCGTGGGCCGCCGCCAGGCCTATTTCAAGGATGAATTTCTCACCGCGCTGGAAATCCTCAACCGCGGCGATCTGCGTCCCGAACAGATGCGGGGCTCCTGGGCCGGTGCTTTCGGGCCGACGCAGTTCATGCCGACCGCCTTCAAGCGCTACGCGGTCGATGCCGACGGCGACGGCCGCCGCGATGTCGTTGACAACGCCGCCGACCTGATCGCGTCGACCGCCAACAACCTCAAGAAAGACGGCTGGCAGACCGGCCGCACCTGGGGTTACGAGGTGGTGCTGCCGGAGGGTTTTAATTTCATGCTGGCGGACAAGGCCAAGGCGATGACGATCGCGCAATGGCAGAGCCAAGGCATGAAGCGGGCCGACGGCAAGACGTTCCCCGACACGACCGAGAAAGCCTATCTGCTGGCGCCGGCCGGTGCGCAGGGGCCGGGCTTCCTGATGCTGCAGAACTTTCGGGTGATCATGAAATATAACCCGGCGGAGGCCTATGCGCTGGCGATCGGTCATTTCGCCGACCGCCTGCGCGGCGGCCCGCCCTTTGTGCAGCCATGGCCGCGGCACGAACGGGTGCTGTCGCGGGCCGAGCGGCTGGAACTGCAGCAGCTGCTGGCCCAGCGCGGCTACTACAAGGGCACGCCGGACGGCCAGTTCGGCGGCCAGACCCGGGAGGCGCTGCGCGGCTTCCAGGCCTCGATCGGCACGCCCGCGGACGGATTCGCCTCCTCCGACGTGCTGGAGCGGCTGAGGGGGCGCTGA
- a CDS encoding UTP--glucose-1-phosphate uridylyltransferase, giving the protein MKIRKAVFPVAGLGTRVLPATKAMPKEMLTIVDKPLIQYVYDEAREAGIEHFIFVTGRNKGVIEDHFDRMFELDTTLAARGNKKAEQDILARDQPEAGATSFTRQQAPLGLGHAVWCARDIVGDEPFAVVLPDELVLNDPGCLKQMIEAANRLGDKSNLLAVEAVPDDLTHQYGICGVGRRLDKNVFEVDGMVEKPAKGTAPSNLSITGRYILQPEIFKILATQERGAGNEIQLTDAMKTLAKTQNFYGVEFEGERHDCGSKPGFLRANIAYGMARDDLRDGLRAEMKKYLEK; this is encoded by the coding sequence ATGAAAATCCGCAAAGCCGTCTTCCCGGTCGCCGGCCTCGGCACCCGCGTCCTGCCCGCCACCAAGGCGATGCCGAAGGAAATGCTGACCATCGTCGACAAGCCGCTGATCCAGTACGTGTACGACGAGGCGAGGGAGGCCGGCATCGAGCATTTCATCTTCGTCACCGGGCGCAACAAGGGCGTGATCGAGGACCATTTCGACCGGATGTTCGAACTCGACACCACACTCGCCGCGCGCGGCAACAAGAAGGCCGAACAGGATATTCTGGCGCGCGACCAGCCGGAAGCGGGCGCCACCAGCTTTACGCGCCAGCAGGCGCCGCTGGGTCTCGGGCACGCGGTCTGGTGCGCGCGCGACATCGTCGGCGATGAGCCGTTCGCGGTGGTGCTGCCGGACGAACTGGTGCTGAACGACCCAGGGTGCCTGAAGCAGATGATCGAGGCCGCCAACAGGCTCGGTGACAAATCCAACCTGCTTGCGGTGGAAGCCGTGCCCGACGATCTCACCCATCAATACGGCATCTGCGGCGTCGGCAGGCGGCTCGACAAGAACGTGTTCGAGGTCGACGGCATGGTGGAGAAGCCGGCGAAGGGCACCGCGCCATCGAACCTGTCGATCACCGGGCGCTACATCCTGCAGCCCGAAATCTTCAAGATCCTGGCAACGCAGGAGCGCGGCGCGGGTAACGAGATCCAGCTCACCGACGCGATGAAAACGCTGGCGAAGACGCAAAACTTCTACGGCGTCGAGTTCGAAGGCGAGCGGCACGATTGCGGCTCGAAACCCGGCTTCCTGCGCGCCAACATCGCCTACGGCATGGCGCGCGATGATCTGCGCGATGGGCTGCGCGCGGAGATGAAGAAGTATCTGGAGAAGTGA
- a CDS encoding GGDEF domain-containing protein, with protein MLFGRQSDGARKGWCRKDSGRRPWRLSAKLLIASSIATVIGFTAICSSVMLDMRRGEEELARQTLENLASGIDADISRNIELYDLSLRAVASNLMMPDVRGVSREIQHLILFDHAATAKHFGVIQVFDAQGKLTHDAASLDPPPENRADEEYFTVHRADPDLGLYVSRPMVRRGAYSIVLSRRITDAEGGFLGVVVGSIRFSYFHDLFGRLNLNPGDTITVLRSDRTIIMRTPFDLEIIGKNLSERPSWRAENLKADAAYAGVGPVDSIPRLYVRSGSTSLFFVVVGKPLASILNLWHREVLRIGIIMMVLILFVGGTTLFLAREIGRRAEAEEKLEELATTDALTGLRNRRRFDSEIDMEWRRAARGQTPIAVLMIDADRFKAYNDTYGHQAGDQVLVGIAICISDSVQRSGDCPARFGGEEFAVLLPGLSAIEAFAIAETIRLKVEQWSEDPGVTTVSIGVASMTPTATSNWPDLIEAADRALYAAKANGRNQSVLAAMPQLALVA; from the coding sequence ATGCTATTCGGACGACAGAGCGATGGGGCCAGGAAGGGGTGGTGCAGGAAAGACTCCGGCCGCCGACCCTGGCGGTTGTCCGCGAAACTGTTGATCGCGTCGTCGATCGCCACCGTGATCGGCTTCACCGCGATCTGCAGCAGCGTCATGCTCGACATGCGGCGCGGCGAGGAAGAACTCGCGCGCCAGACCCTGGAAAATCTTGCTTCCGGCATCGATGCCGACATCAGTCGGAACATCGAGCTGTACGACCTTTCGTTGCGCGCCGTCGCCAGCAATCTGATGATGCCGGATGTCCGGGGCGTCAGCCGGGAAATTCAGCACTTGATCCTGTTCGATCATGCCGCCACCGCCAAGCATTTTGGCGTGATCCAGGTCTTCGACGCCCAGGGCAAACTGACTCACGATGCGGCCAGTCTCGATCCGCCGCCGGAGAATCGCGCCGACGAGGAGTATTTCACGGTTCATCGCGCCGATCCCGACCTGGGCCTGTATGTGAGCCGCCCGATGGTACGCCGCGGTGCCTATTCGATCGTGCTCAGCCGACGCATCACCGATGCCGAGGGTGGCTTCCTCGGCGTCGTGGTGGGCTCGATCCGTTTCAGCTATTTTCATGACCTGTTCGGCCGGCTCAACCTCAACCCCGGCGACACGATCACCGTGCTGCGCAGCGACCGTACGATCATCATGCGGACGCCATTCGACCTCGAGATCATCGGAAAGAACTTGTCCGAACGGCCGAGTTGGCGCGCAGAGAATCTCAAGGCTGATGCGGCCTATGCCGGCGTCGGCCCGGTCGATTCGATACCGCGGCTTTATGTCCGGAGCGGCAGCACGAGCTTGTTTTTCGTGGTGGTCGGAAAGCCGCTCGCGAGCATCCTGAACCTTTGGCACCGCGAAGTGCTGCGGATCGGAATAATCATGATGGTGCTTATCCTGTTCGTCGGTGGCACCACGCTGTTTCTCGCACGCGAGATCGGGCGTCGCGCCGAGGCCGAGGAAAAATTGGAAGAGCTGGCGACGACCGACGCACTCACGGGTCTGAGGAACCGGCGCAGATTTGACTCGGAAATCGACATGGAATGGCGTCGTGCGGCGCGCGGCCAAACTCCGATCGCCGTGCTGATGATCGATGCCGATCGCTTCAAGGCCTATAACGACACCTACGGCCATCAGGCTGGCGACCAGGTGCTGGTCGGCATCGCGATCTGCATCTCGGACTCGGTGCAACGGTCGGGCGATTGTCCGGCGCGCTTCGGCGGCGAGGAATTCGCGGTGCTGCTGCCGGGTCTTTCGGCGATCGAAGCCTTCGCCATCGCCGAGACCATTCGCCTCAAGGTCGAACAATGGTCGGAGGATCCCGGCGTGACGACCGTCAGTATCGGCGTGGCGAGCATGACGCCGACCGCGACATCGAACTGGCCCGACCTGATCGAAGCCGCCGACCGCGCGCTCTACGCCGCCAAGGCCAACGGCCGTAATCAGTCAGTGCTCGCGGCGATGCCGCAGCTGGCGCTGGTGGCTTGA
- a CDS encoding DUF7662 domain-containing protein: MNDYDLLRDYLKKQKLPEFVLSFEQIEEILDAALPRAAHRASWWETERSPQEKMPQREACIEAGYIATRQADGKSVKFKKMPVRR, encoded by the coding sequence GTGAACGACTACGACCTGCTGCGGGACTATCTGAAGAAGCAGAAACTTCCCGAATTCGTGCTGAGCTTCGAACAGATCGAGGAGATCCTCGACGCGGCGCTGCCGCGCGCCGCGCACCGCGCGTCATGGTGGGAAACCGAGCGCAGCCCGCAGGAGAAGATGCCGCAGCGCGAGGCGTGTATCGAGGCCGGCTACATCGCGACCCGGCAGGCGGACGGGAAGAGCGTGAAGTTCAAGAAGATGCCGGTGAGGCGGTGA
- a CDS encoding EAL domain-containing protein: MRLIRCLALVALGLMIVAVAPAAHAIDAVSVRGDAPAIDLTAVLDHQRSETDRIQVSTAPGTDGIVRRIEVRAREGGQNWVVFALANNTDDQLDRLIVAPHYRIVSSGLLWPDLGLSRIATITPSVGDRPERQESATADIFRLTLDPGAVVTFVAELRTDKLPQLYLWEPDAYKDKVNSFTLYQGIVIGISGLLALVLTILFVVKGSIMFPAAAALAWAVLVYIGVDFGFWGKVLDMSNNAERVWRAAGEAILAATLLVFVFAYLNLSRWHVRYAHITVGWLTFLGSLVGLALFDPAVASGIARISLVLIAFAGFALIVYLSTHGFDRAVLLIPTWFLLVVWVIAAGMTVAGSVTNDIVGPALLGGLVLIVMLIGFTVMQHAFAGGGATTGIVSDVERRALALTGSGDLIWDWDVSADKVFTSPETESLLGLKRGTLEGPAAKWLEVLHPLDQDRFRAALDSVLDQRRGRLVQDFRLRTPDGHFMWFALKARPVVGSDGEVSRVVGTLTDVTEIKNAEERMLHDSVHDNLTGLPNRRLFIDRLGAVANLAKSMPTLRPTLMVIDLDRFKQVNDSVGIAVGDSILLTLARRLTRILKPQDTLARLAGDQFGLILLSEQDPARITAFAETIRKTIRAPIAFNDREIFLTASIGLALSDPQVQLTDEIIKDAELAMYHSKRIGGDRIDVYKPAMRARKTDRLTLESELRRAIERQEITILYQPIVRLEDRSIAGFEALARWDHPKLGRMSPSEFISIAEEIGLIVDLGMFVMDQTARQLSVWQRAMRSREPIFASVNVSSRQLLRHDLIHDIRTVLSRSSVARGTLKLELTESLVMENPEHAAQMLTRIRELGTGLSLDDFGTGHSSLAYLQRFPFDTIKIDQSFVRTTSRGTRPVILKSIIALAHDLGMDVVAEGAETDSDAVELYQLGCEYAQGFAFGEPMDADAAMRLLTEERLEAAS, encoded by the coding sequence TTGCGTCTGATCAGGTGCCTTGCGCTGGTTGCGCTGGGCCTCATGATTGTTGCGGTCGCGCCAGCGGCGCACGCCATTGACGCAGTCAGCGTCCGCGGCGACGCGCCTGCCATCGATCTCACCGCCGTCCTCGACCACCAGCGCAGCGAAACCGACCGCATCCAGGTTTCGACCGCGCCGGGAACCGACGGCATCGTCCGCCGCATCGAGGTCCGCGCCCGCGAGGGCGGACAAAACTGGGTGGTGTTCGCGCTCGCCAACAACACGGACGACCAGCTCGACCGCCTGATCGTCGCGCCGCACTATCGCATCGTGTCGTCCGGCCTGCTGTGGCCCGACCTCGGCCTGTCGCGCATTGCGACCATCACGCCATCGGTCGGCGATCGTCCCGAGCGACAGGAAAGCGCCACCGCCGATATCTTCCGTCTTACGCTCGATCCCGGCGCCGTCGTCACTTTCGTCGCCGAACTGCGCACCGACAAGCTGCCCCAGCTCTATCTGTGGGAACCCGACGCCTACAAGGACAAGGTCAACTCGTTCACGCTCTACCAGGGCATTGTGATCGGCATCTCCGGCCTGCTGGCGCTGGTGCTGACCATCCTGTTCGTGGTGAAGGGCAGCATCATGTTTCCGGCCGCTGCGGCGCTGGCGTGGGCGGTGCTGGTCTATATCGGCGTCGATTTCGGCTTCTGGGGCAAGGTCCTCGACATGTCGAACAACGCCGAGCGCGTCTGGCGCGCGGCCGGCGAAGCGATCCTGGCGGCGACGCTGCTGGTGTTCGTGTTCGCCTATCTCAATCTCAGCCGCTGGCACGTGCGCTATGCCCATATCACCGTCGGCTGGCTGACCTTCCTCGGTTCGCTGGTGGGCCTGGCGCTGTTCGATCCTGCGGTCGCTTCCGGCATTGCGCGCATCTCGCTGGTGCTGATCGCCTTCGCGGGCTTTGCGTTGATCGTCTATCTCTCGACCCATGGGTTCGATCGCGCCGTGCTGCTGATCCCGACCTGGTTCCTGCTGGTGGTCTGGGTAATCGCCGCCGGCATGACGGTGGCGGGCTCCGTGACCAACGACATCGTCGGCCCGGCCCTGCTCGGCGGCCTCGTGCTGATCGTGATGCTGATCGGCTTCACGGTGATGCAGCATGCCTTCGCAGGCGGCGGCGCCACCACCGGCATCGTCTCCGATGTCGAGCGCCGCGCGCTGGCGCTGACCGGCTCGGGCGATCTGATCTGGGACTGGGACGTTTCCGCCGACAAGGTGTTCACCAGCCCGGAGACCGAAAGCCTGCTCGGGCTGAAACGCGGCACGCTGGAAGGCCCGGCAGCGAAATGGCTCGAAGTGCTGCACCCGCTCGATCAGGACCGCTTCCGCGCCGCGCTCGACAGCGTGCTCGACCAGCGCCGCGGCCGGCTGGTGCAGGATTTCCGCCTGCGCACGCCCGACGGCCATTTCATGTGGTTCGCGCTGAAGGCGCGGCCGGTGGTCGGCTCCGACGGCGAGGTCTCGCGCGTGGTCGGCACGCTGACCGACGTCACCGAGATCAAGAACGCCGAGGAGCGCATGCTGCATGACAGCGTGCACGACAACCTCACCGGCCTGCCGAACCGCCGGTTGTTCATCGACCGGCTCGGCGCGGTGGCGAATCTCGCCAAGAGCATGCCGACGCTGCGGCCGACGCTGATGGTGATCGACCTCGACCGCTTCAAGCAGGTCAACGATTCCGTCGGCATCGCGGTCGGCGACTCGATCCTGCTGACGCTGGCGCGTCGCCTGACGCGCATCCTGAAACCCCAGGACACGCTGGCGCGGCTGGCCGGCGACCAGTTCGGCCTGATCCTGTTGTCGGAGCAGGATCCGGCGCGCATCACCGCGTTTGCCGAAACCATCCGCAAGACCATCCGCGCCCCGATCGCGTTCAACGACCGCGAGATCTTCCTGACCGCTTCGATCGGGCTGGCGCTGTCGGATCCGCAGGTTCAGCTCACCGACGAGATCATCAAGGACGCCGAGCTTGCGATGTATCATTCCAAGCGGATCGGCGGCGACCGCATCGACGTCTACAAGCCCGCGATGCGCGCGCGCAAGACCGACCGCCTGACGCTGGAAAGCGAACTGCGCCGCGCCATCGAGCGGCAGGAGATCACCATCCTGTACCAGCCGATCGTGCGGCTGGAAGACCGCTCGATCGCCGGCTTCGAGGCGCTGGCGCGCTGGGACCACCCCAAGCTCGGGCGGATGTCGCCGTCGGAATTCATCTCGATTGCCGAGGAAATCGGCCTGATCGTCGACCTCGGCATGTTCGTGATGGACCAGACCGCGCGGCAGCTCTCGGTGTGGCAGCGCGCGATGCGCTCGCGCGAGCCGATCTTTGCCTCCGTCAACGTCTCCTCGCGGCAATTGCTGCGCCACGATTTGATCCACGATATCCGCACCGTGCTGTCGCGCTCCTCGGTGGCGCGCGGCACGCTCAAGCTGGAGTTGACGGAATCGCTGGTCATGGAGAACCCGGAGCACGCCGCGCAGATGCTGACGCGGATTCGCGAGCTCGGCACCGGGCTGTCGCTCGACGACTTCGGCACCGGGCATTCCTCGCTGGCCTATCTGCAGCGTTTCCCGTTCGACACGATCAAGATCGACCAGTCCTTCGTACGCACCACCAGCCGCGGCACACGGCCCGTGATCCTGAAATCGATCATCGCGCTCGCCCACGACCTCGGCATGGACGTGGTGGCGGAAGGCGCCGAGACGGATTCGGATGCGGTCGAGCTCTATCAACTCGGCTGCGAATACGCCCAGGGCTTTGCCTTCGGCGAGCCGATGGACGCAGACGCGGCGATGCGGCTGTTGACGGAAGAACGGCTGGAAGCGGCGAGCTGA